The following proteins are encoded in a genomic region of Saccharomyces mikatae IFO 1815 strain IFO1815 genome assembly, chromosome: 9:
- the ESL1 gene encoding Esl1p (similar to Saccharomyces cerevisiae YIL151C and YKR096W; ancestral locus Anc_5.706), with protein sequence MVDLMVPVNDDPSNETDYPRSNNNYSQTVTDMRPTTTAFLHQKRHSSSSHNDTPESSFAKRRVPGVVEPVGKGFIDGVTNGQISAQNTPSKVDDVSRRPSISRKVMESTPQAKTASISTMDVPKSPYYVNRTAVARNMEVVSKESYDENANPQMRIDESLVASNGIYNNSQPQSQVTLPDIRKAPVVASSPPPVVRQLPSAQPNQTFIKKLQEIYKIIVVQETELQQRCLYLTTSQTTELKSLWAIYRLNTELIKNYINFIITALLTTQPINDLIMGQEILDIYGMEKRLWVYGIITFLDVLKNFSNFMDPEVCCQFIIYAFISVSNMLEDIPLKYSILWRQRLGDLSRMAISLYPSGFIDWRLSAEYWYTESMKYIYGCGKLYYHIATVQQNSLEAFVNLGKSVFCQDPFTPSQQTLQLLIENIYQSAFIDRGSSGTNNNETAHKNSQLIDYLKHTEVMLLPSFLENMDLQHVVLMYFKNKFGKDFNGNDVFDTKDMFCQNPESLRYYFRHAPAFAESQLLQLIGFGNPKNPFALLFQLPKYLKLKKDKREKKRSSATETPQYRDPFHDKKSPESYFQNIDALSSNFDDIPTNLNIWLESLNHINMTSIQCSIHVLTKFLHAPFVIALPHFLTWLYFLVAILKRLETINSKQVIAFWIHFLRRTMPWNSMVSLANVLVCYMLDNLHPFLKKELESFYSFELDDLIEHFNENENLPEIWKCWGSLWFDAIKKCDVMEIPGVQDHLFFDSPLDGIVFDEKDEIGERFWVRSVRAISLLKGIAKKFPDLGLKVNFQAPVFCRRNDIPQDYFLRKFTFKLDAYDEGNNNDNNELDELYETIEINEKIDNVNLDLRATPNLSVVFGESIFEYTGYTRLAPDYHCFDKNGGFNSAFIYSQWSNVGNGVPIDVSNEPIYDVTDNDLSLHWEKIFFDRIAAAYKNCDENDNCTIYFVVDATSWLRHFAHIFKLAKNSILDFAICLTTFQELRYLRGSKDDNVVEAATRSVITIRQLYDERKIIPMRFTGNIATHVEENLEFEEQITWKTHVDEFVIDAIAKLNQNFQTERMIAENKNKNKQFAVLVTDDDNMNKKAKDKMIKTCNTKYLFSLGSKLGINSGLCTN encoded by the coding sequence ATGGTTGACCTAATGGTGCCGGTGAATGATGATCCTAGTAATGAGACCGATTATCCAAGATCGAACAACAACTATAGTCAAACAGTGACTGATATGCGTCCGACAACGACCGcgtttcttcatcaaaagcGACATAGTTCTTCCTCACACAACGACACACCAGAGTCGTCCTTCGCTAAGAGAAGGGTTCCCGGAGTTGTAGAGCCTGTAGGGAAGGGATTTATAGATGGAGTTACCAATGGTCAGATCTCAGCACAGAATACTCCCTCCAAAGTGGATGATGTGTCTAGAAGACCGAGCATTTCTCGCAAAGTTATGGAATCGACCCCACAAGCTAAAACTGCTTCTATCTCAACAATGGACGTTCCAAAATCTCCATATTATGTGAATAGAACGGCAGTTGCTCGAAATATGGAAGTTGTCTCTAAGGAAAGTTATGATGAGAATGCAAATCCACAGATGAGAATTGACGAATCATTGGTCGCTTCAAATGGTATTTATAACAACTCGCAACCACAGAGCCAAGTAACGCTACCTGATATCAGGAAAGCTCCTGTAGTCGCTTCTTCACCTCCGCCGGTGGTAAGGCAGTTGCCTTCAGCGCAACCAAATCAGACattcattaaaaaattacaggaaatatacaaaatcATAGTGGTGCAGGAAACAGAGTTACAGCAAAGATGTCTCTATTTAACTACCTCTCAAACCACAGAGTTAAAAAGTTTGTGGGCAATATACAGACTGAACACAGAACTGATcaaaaattacatcaatttcatcatcactgCATTATTAACAACACAACCGATAAACGATTTAATTATGggccaagaaattttagATATTTACGGAATGGAAAAAAGGTTGTGGGTATATGGTATAATAACCTTCTTAGATGTactgaaaaacttttcaaacttCATGGACCCAGAAGTATGTTGCCAGTTTATCATATATGCTTTCATATCTGTCTCAAACATGCTTGAAGATATACCGTTGAAATATTCTATTTTATGGAGGCAGAGGTTGGGTGATTTATCTAGAATGGCAATTTCACTGTACCCATCGGGATTCATAGATTGGAGGTTGAGCGCTGAATACTGGTATACTGAATCAatgaaatatatatatgggTGCGGCAAACTTTACTATCATATTGCCACAGTTCAACAGAACAGTCTAGAAGCGTTTGTAAATTTAGGCAAAAGCGTATTTTGCCAGGATCCCTTCACTCCATCTCAGCAAACGTTACAGTTAttgattgaaaatatcTATCAATCTGCATTCATAGATAGAGGTTCTAGCGGtaccaacaacaatgaaaCTGCCCATAAAAACTCTCAATTAATCGACTACTTAAAGCATACAGAAGTAATGTTACTACCTAGCTTCTTGGAAAATATGGATTTACAACATGTTGTACTTAtgtatttcaaaaataagTTCGGTAAAGACTTTAATGGAAATGATGTTTTTGATACAAAAGACATGTTTTGCCAAAACCCAGAGTCACTGCGCTATTATTTTAGACACGCTCCTGCATTTGCTGAATCTCAGCTTTTACAGCTAATTGGATTTGGTAATCCTAAAAACCCATTTGCATTATTGTTTCAATTACCTAagtatttgaaattgaaaaaagataaaagagaaaaaaagagatcTAGTGCGACGGAAACGCCTCAGTACAGAGATCCATTtcatgataaaaaaagccCAGAAAGTTATTTCCAGAACATCGATGCTTTAAGTTCAAATTTCGATGATATCCCAACCAATCTTAATATTTGGTTGGAATCTTTGAATCACATAAATATGACATCAATACAATGCAGTATACATGTCTTaacaaaatttcttcatgCACCATTCGTAATTGCCTTGCCACATTTTTTGACATGGTTGTACTTTCTAGTTGCTATTCTAAAAAGGCTAGAAACCATAAATTCAAAGCAAGTAATAGCATTCTGGATccattttttgagaagaaCAATGCCGTGGAATTCCATGGTGAGCTTGGCTAACGTTCTAGTATGTTACATGCTGGACAACTTACATCCTTTCTTGAAGAAGGAATTAGAAagcttttattcttttgaacTAGATGATTTGATTGAACATTTcaacgaaaatgaaaatttacCAGAAATTTGGAAATGTTGGGGGAGCTTGTGGTTTGATGCCATTAAGAAGTGCGATGTGATGGAAATTCCTGGAGTTCAAGATCATCTTTTCTTCGATTCTCCCCTTGATGGTAtagtttttgatgaaaaagatgaaattgGAGAGAGATTCTGGGTTCGTAGTGTAAGGGCAATTTCACTTTTGAAAGGTATTGCCAAAAAGTTTCCTGATTTAGGATTGAAAGTAAATTTCCAGGCCCCTGTGTTTTGTCGCCGAAATGATATTCCCCAggattattttttgagGAAGTTCACATTTAAACTAGATGCATACGATGAAGGTAATAACAATGATAACAACGAGTTAGACGAGTTATATGAGACAATtgaaataaatgaaaaaattgataatgttAATTTAGACCTTCGAGCCACACCAAACTTAAGCGTTGTTTTTGGTGAGAGTATTTTCGAATATACTGGTTATACGAGACTGGCACCAGACTATCAttgttttgataaaaacgGCGGATTCAACAGTGCGTTTATCTACAGTCAATGGTCTAATGTTGGGAACGGTGTACCAATTGATGTAAGCAACGAACCGATATATGATGTTACTGACAACGACTTAAGTCTGCATTGggagaaaattttcttcgatAGGATTGCTGCTGCTTACAAAAATTgtgatgaaaatgacaaCTGCACAatttattttgttgttgacGCCACCTCATGGTTGAGACATTTTGCACATATTTTCAAACTGGCCAAGAATAGTATTCTTGACTTTGCTATTTGTTTGACTACATTTCAAGAACTTCGTTATTTAAGAGGTTCAAAAGACGATAATGTGGTCGAAGCAGCAACGAGGTCAGTGATTACTATTCGTCAGTTGTACGATGAAAGGAAGATTATTCCTATGAGATTCACGGGGAATATCGCAACAcatgttgaagaaaatctagAGTTTGAAGAGCAAATTACTTGGAAAACGCACGTAGACGAATTTGTCATCGATGCTATTGCTAAGCtgaatcaaaattttcaaactgAGAGAATGATTgctgaaaacaaaaacaaaaacaaacaatttGCAGTTTTGGTGacagatgatgataatatgaACAAAAAGGCTAAGGataaaatgataaaaacgTGCAATACAAagtatttattttcattggGTAGCAAGCTTGGTATCAATTCTGGATTATGTACCAActaa